One stretch of Pararhizobium qamdonense DNA includes these proteins:
- a CDS encoding glycosyltransferase family protein, whose protein sequence is MTGSEPRAPRAFFYVQHLLGIGHLARASRIARALAADGFEVTVVTGGTPVSGFPGPQVHHVALPPITAGDAGFSGLADIEGNPVDDAFKDNRRERLLAAFHQSQPDIVIIEAFPFGRRQVRFELLPLLEAIAAMDQKPLAVTSLRDILQERSKPGRDEETVALVKLYFDRVLVHGDPAFARLEDTFPLAAEITGKVIYTGLVAAPPPAQPTEKFDIIVSAGGGAVGNALIRAALDAAKAIGTSLSFALITGPNLPQSDFDAIKADAPAHVSVFRFRPDFASLLAGAKLSVSQAGYNTVCDILRAGCHALLIPFTAGGETEQTVRAERLQKLGLAHVLREDDLSAEMMTQAIQAALAAPERPPHSLDLDGAQRTAGILRGLL, encoded by the coding sequence ATGACCGGTAGCGAGCCAAGAGCCCCCCGCGCCTTTTTCTACGTGCAGCATCTGCTTGGCATCGGCCATCTCGCCCGCGCCAGCCGCATCGCCCGCGCCCTCGCCGCCGATGGTTTCGAGGTCACGGTGGTAACAGGCGGCACGCCGGTCAGCGGCTTTCCAGGGCCGCAGGTCCATCATGTCGCCCTGCCGCCGATCACCGCCGGCGATGCCGGTTTTTCCGGGCTCGCCGATATCGAAGGCAATCCGGTCGATGACGCCTTCAAGGACAATCGCCGGGAGCGGCTGCTTGCGGCTTTTCACCAAAGCCAGCCCGATATCGTCATCATCGAAGCCTTCCCCTTCGGCCGCCGCCAGGTCCGTTTCGAACTCCTGCCGCTGCTGGAGGCGATCGCGGCGATGGATCAGAAGCCCCTCGCCGTCACATCGCTGCGCGATATCCTGCAGGAACGCTCCAAGCCCGGCCGCGACGAAGAAACCGTTGCGCTCGTCAAACTCTATTTCGACCGCGTGCTGGTGCATGGCGATCCAGCCTTTGCCCGGCTTGAAGATACTTTTCCGCTGGCGGCCGAGATCACCGGCAAGGTGATCTATACCGGACTGGTGGCAGCCCCGCCCCCGGCGCAGCCCACGGAAAAGTTCGATATTATCGTCTCGGCCGGCGGCGGCGCCGTCGGCAATGCGCTGATCCGCGCCGCACTGGACGCCGCAAAAGCGATCGGCACGAGCCTGTCCTTTGCTTTGATCACCGGCCCCAACCTGCCGCAATCCGATTTCGACGCAATTAAAGCGGATGCACCCGCCCATGTCAGCGTCTTCCGCTTCCGTCCGGATTTCGCGAGCCTTCTGGCCGGTGCAAAGTTGTCGGTATCGCAGGCGGGCTACAACACGGTCTGCGACATCCTGCGCGCCGGCTGCCATGCGCTGCTCATTCCCTTCACCGCCGGCGGCGAAACCGAGCAGACGGTCAGGGCTGAGCGTCTTCAAAAGCTTGGACTGGCGCATGTCCTGCGCGAAGACGATCTTTCGGCAGAGATGATGACGCAGGCTATCCAGGCCGCTTTGGCAGCGCCCGAACGCCCGCCCCATAGCCTCGATCTCGACGGCGCCCAGCGCACCGCCGGAATCCTGCGTGGACTGCTCTGA
- a CDS encoding glycosyltransferase has translation MTDRRKIVVVLKGYPRLSETFIAQELLGLERAGFALELVALRRPTDKKRHPIHDEIRAPVHYLPEYLHEEPARVARALIRCLSKPGFWRALPAFISDLRRDRTRNRVRRFGQAMVLSAEWPEGGEWLHAHFIHTPASVARYASMITGIGWTCSAHAKDIWTSPEWELAGKLTSTRWTVTCTQTGYEHLRHLAGGKPHVHLSYHGLDLSRFGPFEGTRPGYDGSDSAHPVTIVSVGRAVEKKGFDILLRALSLLPAGLHWRFVHIGGGDLLKNLQALASELGIAGKIVWHGSLSQTEVLQHYRTSDIFALACRITADGDRDGLPNVIVEASSQALVCISTDISGIPELLTDGENGLVVPPENPQALAAALEEAIRDPALRQQLGQAAERKVRGHFDHQTSIHQLSGLFETEWRNLQ, from the coding sequence TTGACGGACCGCCGCAAGATCGTCGTGGTGCTGAAGGGATATCCGCGCCTGTCGGAAACCTTCATCGCCCAGGAACTGCTGGGACTGGAACGGGCAGGCTTCGCCCTTGAACTGGTGGCGTTGCGGCGGCCGACCGACAAGAAGCGCCATCCGATCCATGACGAAATCCGCGCACCCGTTCATTATCTGCCGGAATATCTGCACGAGGAGCCGGCACGGGTGGCCCGCGCGCTCATCCGCTGTCTTTCAAAGCCCGGCTTCTGGCGTGCCCTGCCCGCATTCATCAGCGACCTCCGGCGCGACCGGACACGCAACCGGGTGCGCCGCTTCGGCCAGGCCATGGTACTCTCAGCGGAATGGCCCGAAGGCGGCGAATGGCTGCACGCGCATTTCATCCACACCCCGGCCTCCGTCGCCCGCTATGCCAGCATGATCACCGGTATTGGCTGGACGTGTTCGGCGCATGCCAAGGACATCTGGACATCGCCGGAATGGGAACTGGCCGGCAAGCTTACAAGCACGCGGTGGACCGTGACCTGCACGCAGACCGGCTATGAGCACCTGCGCCACCTGGCCGGCGGCAAGCCGCATGTGCATCTGAGCTATCACGGCCTCGATCTCAGCCGCTTTGGCCCCTTCGAGGGTACGCGGCCTGGGTACGACGGCTCCGATTCTGCCCATCCGGTCACCATCGTCAGCGTCGGCCGCGCGGTCGAGAAAAAGGGCTTCGATATCCTGTTGCGGGCCCTGAGCCTTTTACCGGCCGGTCTGCATTGGCGCTTCGTGCATATCGGCGGCGGCGATCTCCTCAAAAATCTGCAGGCGCTGGCGTCGGAACTTGGCATTGCCGGGAAGATCGTCTGGCACGGCTCCCTGTCGCAGACCGAAGTGCTGCAGCACTATCGCACCTCCGATATCTTTGCGCTCGCCTGCCGCATCACCGCCGATGGCGACCGCGATGGCTTGCCGAACGTGATCGTCGAGGCGTCCAGCCAGGCCCTGGTCTGCATCTCGACGGATATTTCCGGCATCCCCGAGCTTTTGACCGATGGCGAAAACGGCTTGGTCGTGCCGCCGGAAAACCCGCAGGCGCTGGCCGCAGCGCTGGAAGAAGCGATCCGCGATCCCGCGTTGCGCCAGCAGCTCGGGCAAGCGGCGGAACGCAAGGTGCGCGGTCACTTCGATCATCAGACCAGCATTCACCAATTGAGCGGCCTGTTTGAGACGGAATGGCGGAATTTGCAATGA
- a CDS encoding glycosyltransferase family protein, with protein sequence MTRRIEDARILMYSHDTFGLGHLRRCRTIAHSLVEDYRGVNILIISGATIAGAFDYRARVDFVKIPSVIKLRNGEYTSMDRHIDLHETMKMRRSIILHTAETFQPDIFIVDKEPMGLKGEVEDTLAYLKKQGTTLVLGLREVMDAPHLLDAEWKRNDVMRKIGQFYDSVWVYGPPDFYDPLVGLDVPQAVRNKMDFVGFLQRSVSQDVESEHKPKGDYILITTGGGGDGSDLIHDVIDAYQEDPTLTHKSLIVLGPYMPVKQRHKLLMKCAKIPSLEVIEFDNRMEELIAGAKAVVAMGGYNTYCEILSFDKPALIVPRVMPREEQLIRASRAAELGLIDMLLPEEAADPLRFAAALKALPDRDPPSKSAKGMTLEGLANISQIVGEWLGRRDHEHLTVVKG encoded by the coding sequence ATGACGCGCCGGATCGAAGATGCACGCATCCTGATGTACAGCCACGATACGTTCGGGCTTGGTCACCTCAGACGGTGCCGCACGATTGCGCATTCGCTGGTTGAGGATTATCGCGGCGTCAATATCCTGATCATTTCAGGCGCGACCATCGCCGGCGCCTTCGACTACCGCGCCCGCGTCGATTTCGTGAAAATTCCCAGCGTCATCAAGCTTCGCAACGGCGAATATACCTCGATGGACAGGCATATCGACCTGCACGAGACGATGAAGATGCGCCGGTCGATCATCCTGCACACGGCGGAAACCTTCCAGCCGGATATCTTCATCGTCGATAAGGAACCGATGGGCCTGAAGGGCGAAGTCGAGGATACGCTGGCCTACCTGAAGAAACAGGGAACGACCCTGGTTCTGGGCCTGCGCGAGGTCATGGATGCTCCGCATCTCCTGGATGCGGAATGGAAGCGCAACGACGTGATGCGCAAGATCGGTCAGTTCTACGATAGCGTCTGGGTCTATGGCCCGCCGGATTTCTATGATCCGCTCGTCGGCCTCGACGTGCCGCAGGCGGTGCGCAACAAGATGGATTTCGTCGGCTTCCTGCAAAGAAGCGTGTCGCAGGATGTCGAATCCGAGCACAAGCCAAAGGGCGACTATATCCTGATCACCACCGGCGGCGGCGGCGATGGCTCCGACCTGATCCACGATGTGATCGATGCCTATCAGGAAGACCCGACGCTGACCCACAAGTCGCTGATCGTGCTGGGTCCCTATATGCCGGTCAAGCAGCGCCACAAGCTCCTGATGAAATGCGCCAAGATCCCCTCTCTCGAGGTGATCGAGTTCGACAATCGCATGGAGGAACTGATCGCCGGCGCCAAGGCCGTGGTGGCGATGGGCGGCTACAATACCTATTGCGAGATCCTGTCCTTCGACAAGCCGGCGCTGATCGTTCCAAGGGTGATGCCACGGGAAGAGCAACTCATCCGCGCCAGCCGCGCCGCAGAGCTTGGCCTGATCGACATGCTCTTGCCCGAGGAAGCGGCCGATCCCCTGCGCTTTGCCGCAGCACTCAAAGCCTTGCCGGATCGCGACCCCCCTTCCAAGAGCGCGAAGGGCATGACGCTCGAGGGCCTGGCGAACATATCGCAGATCGTCGGAGAATGGCTTGGCCGTCGCGACCACGAACATCTGACGGTCGTGAAAGGGTGA